A window of the Aspergillus flavus chromosome 6, complete sequence genome harbors these coding sequences:
- a CDS encoding putative aspartate aminotransferase yields MEASTLSSRADAQCQTYSNIVWEVLKDLWHPQDKPKGIVNLGVAENTLMHAELQDFVRRNTSIHQHAFTYGDGNFGSKRLRRAVAQFLNERLRPVLPLEAEHIVVTNGVSHAIEHCSWALCNKGDGILLGRPYYKSFIADISLRPEVKVITVNFGGLDPLGTDCVKRYEEAVLSARQRGVVVRGLILCNPHNPLGRCYPEETIKELMKLCQRHRIHFISDEIYALSTWENKEETWDSPPVPFISTLAVPTDGVIDPERVHVLWGMSKDFGANGLRVGYLISQHNRNLHTALQSVALYSYVSSISDHLAAAILENVDWVDRYIESNRQKLSESFSFAVRFLRQQGISYTPGAYAAFFLWVDLGRAYCERHPEASTSRDLNTKISRRLIEEKVFIANGTIFGSEKEGLFRVVFSHPIGYLEEGLKRMMKAINKHACVQ; encoded by the coding sequence ATGGAAGCAAGCACCCTCTCATCTCGAGCTGACGCCCAATGCCAGACATATTCGAATATTGTCTGGGAAGTACTCAAAGATCTATGGCACCCACAAGACAAGCCGAAAGGAATTGTCAACCTCGGAGTGGCAGAGAATACCCTGATGCACGCTGAGCTACAAGACTTTGTCAGGCGCAATACGAGCATACACCAACATGCGTTCACGTACGGCGATGGGAACTTCGGCAGCAAACGACTACGACGTGCAGTTGCACAGTTCCTGAACGAGCGTCTACGCCCAGTGCTACCACTCGAGGCGGAGCACATAGTGGTGACAAACGGTGTTTCCCACGCAATCGAACACTGCTCGTGGGCGTTGTGCAACAAGGGCGACGGCATCCTTCTCGGACGACCCTATTACAAGTCATTCATCGCCGATATCTCTCTTCGACCGGAAGTCAAGGTTATCACTGTGAACTTTGGTGGACTTGACCCCCTTGGTACGGATTGCGTTAAGAGATATGAAGAGGCGGTCCTTAGCGCCAGGCAACGCGGTGTCGTCGTGCGAGGACTCATCCTTTGTAACCCACATAATCCCTTAGGTCGTTGCTATCCCGAGGAGACAATTAAGGAGCTGATGAAGTTATGCCAGCGCCACAGAATACATTTCATTAGTGACGAGATATACGCCCTGTCCACTTGGGAGAATAAAGAGGAAACCTGGGACTCTCCTCCAGTGCCTTTCATTTCAACCCTGGCGGTCCCGACTGATGGGGTAATTGATCCAGAGCGCGTGCATGTTTTGTGGGGTATGAGTAAGGATTTCGGGGCTAATGGGCTCCGGGTTGGGTACCTTATTTCTCAACACAATCGCAATCTTCACACGGCGCTGCAATCCGTTGCTCTGTACTCTTATGTGTCGTCCATCTCAGACCACCTTGCCGCCGCGATTCTCGAGAATGTGGATTGGGTTGACAGGTATATCGAAAGCAACCGGCAAAAACTGTCTGAATCCTTTAGCTTTGCAGTTCGCTTTCTGAGACAACAGGGAATCTCGTATACGCCCGGTGCCTATGCGGCGTTCTTTCTATGGGTTGATTTGGGTAGAGCATATTGCGAGAGACACCCGGAGGCATCAACGTCGAGGGACTTAAACACGAAGATTAGCAGGCGATTGATAGAGGAGAAGGTGTTCATTGCGAATGGGACGATCTTTGGATCCGAAAAGGAGGGGCTTTTTCGGGTTGTCTTTTCTCATCCCATTGGATATCTCGAAGAGGGGCtcaagaggatgatgaaagCGATAAATAAACATGCTTGCGTCCAATGA
- a CDS encoding uncharacterized protein (expressed protein) translates to MEFGAKLNTDVLHSPEKFIQPGKPEDITKCKDHRQISVSAKENISLLCVNSNRNLTHYGFYARILSIIDDSNIPVELLLTSDNCVTIAIDSNAVSEEAVRRAQDEMLAYSRPVLSGDMVMLSVKIASKLYCSEVLASTFSILSACCIPVHMISLAADEPVVYCVISKSDVSRAQKTLYSNLHQHYAWWN, encoded by the exons ATGGAGTTCGGAGCAAAGTTAAACACGGATGTTCTTCACAGTCCCGAAAAATTCATTCAGCCGGGTAAGCCCGAG GACATAACAAAATGCAAAGACCACCGCCAAATTTCCGTCTCCGCAAAAGAGAACATAAGTCTTCTCTGCGTGAACTCAAACAGAAATTTAACCCACTACGGCTTCTACGCCCgcattctctccatcatcgaTGACTCGAACATCCCCGTCGAGCTTCTGCTGACCAGCGACAATTGCGTGACGATCGCGATTGACTCGAACGCTGTTAGTGAGGAGGCTGTGCGGCGCGCTCAGGATGAGATGCTGGCATATAGCCGTCCCGTGTTGTCGGGGGATATGGTTATGCTGTCGGTGAAGATCGCGTCGAAACTTTACTGTAGTGAGGTTTTGGCTTCGACGTTTTCGATCTTGAGTGCTTGTTGCATTCCTGTGCATATGATTTCCCTTG CTGCTGATGAACCGGTTGTCTACTGTGTCATTAGTAAATCGGACGTGTCGCGGGCGCAGAAGACGCTATATTCCAATTTGCATCAGCACTATGCCTGGTGGAACTGA
- a CDS encoding MFS transporter has product MAVSEETPLLHTRRQHKQKTKVSPVRDKIAVYGSFIGVFLAAADESIVLSTWSVIASEFHRLSQGSWLLAAYNFGWCVSLPVYGTLCNIYGRKNVLISAYALFAAGCLACGSSTSMVQLVLARVLTGISAGGMVSLVSVILTDMVPADEVALLRSYANVFNVVGRSIGAPLGGYLIGAVGWRWSFIGQLPVAAICLLIGLYGLPSSSNSTKTGDAGGGNARHSIMRLDFAGLASFSVTTVLLLLLMQELSAPPESLQIPLTILITAFCTTVLLLIVVEAYWARTPLIPLHLMKTSLGGFCLNQIMMMSSRSGLMSNLAPYLIRVKGATSSLAASAFVLGAVGVSIGALIAGKVIKRWKRYRTMTAIAVSGAVLTYLLIFIRWRNGCHLWEVVYLLPNGIAIGILFTTQFIGMSLGAPNESLTTCITTYYLAQQLGNIIGPAMNVAVVQRVFMRKLEKNLNGWEEKKFIDQILNEEKFAQSLPTVVQCIVRWSYLNAFQLVPLISVACALIMLPTVLWVKEEKPE; this is encoded by the exons ATGGCTGTCAGTGAAGAAACCCCCTTGCTGCACACCCGCCGCCAGCACAAGCAGAAAACCAAGGTCAGTCCTGTCCGCGACAAAATAGCCGTGTACGGTTCATTTATCG GCGTTTTCCTCGCAGCTGCAGACGAATCTATCGTTCTGTCCACATGGAGTGTGATCGCCTCGGAGTTCCACCGTCTGTCGCAAGGATCGTGGCTCCTAGCCGCGTATAACTTTGGGTGGTGCGTGTCATTGCCGGTG TATGGTACGCTATGCAACATTTACGGGAGAAAGAATGTTCTTATCAGTGCTTATGCGCTTTTTGCGGCGGGATGCCTGGCTTG CGGGAGCAGCACGTCCATGGTTCAGCTGGTGTTGGCCCGAGTACTCACCGGAATAAGTGCAGGAGGAATGGTTTCGCTGGTATCGGTCATTCTTACTG ACATGGTTCCCGCCGACGAGGTAGCCCTGCTCCGAAGCTACGCCAATGTGTTCAATGTTGTAGGCCGTAGTATAGGTGCTCCCCTAGGAGGTTATCTTATTGGTGCTGTGGGGTGGAGATGGTCTTTTATCGGTCAATTGCCCGTGGCAGCCATCTGTCTTCTAATAGGACTGTATGGacttccatcatcttcaaacTCAACCAAGACTGGGGATGCAGGGGGAGGAAATGCTCGGCATAGCATTATGCGGCTTGACTTTGCCGGTCTTGCCAGCTTCTCTGTCACCACCGTTCTCCTACTCTTGCTCATGCAGGAGTTGAGCGCCCCTCCAGAAAGCCTCCAAATTCCGCTTACGATACTCATCACGGCGTTTTGCACTACAGTGCTATTGTTAATCGTGGTAGAAGCATACTGGGCTCGAACTCCACTGATTCCTTTGCACCTCATGAAGACTTCGCTGGGTGGGTTTTGTCTAAACCAGATAATGATGATGTCGAGCCGTTCGGGA CTTATGAGTAACTTGGCTCCATACCTGATTCGGGTCAAGGGTGCAACAAGCTCATTGGCTGCGTCAGCCTTCGTGTTGGGTGCGGTTGGGGTGTCAATTGGAGCATTGATCGCAGGAAAAGTTATCAAAAG ATGGAAACGATACCGAACCATGACTGCCATCGCCGTTTCTGGTGCTGTCCTGACCTACTTGCTCATTTTCATTCGCTGGCGAAATGGCTGCCACCTCTGGGAAGTAGTGTATCTGTTGCCCAATGGTATAGCCATTGGCATCCTTTTCACGACACAGTTCATTGGCATGTCGCTGGGCGCGCCGAACGAGAGCCTCACCACTTGCATCACTACATATTACCTTGCTCAGCAGTTAGGTAATATCATTGGACCGGCGATGAATGTGGCTGTTGTGCAACGCGTGTTTATGAGAAAGTTGGAGAAAAATCTAAACggatgggaagagaagaag TTCATCGATCAGATTCTCAACGAAGAGAAATTCGCTCAGAGCTTGCCCACTGTGGTTCAGTGTATTGTTCGGTGGAGCTATTTGAATGCGTTCCAATTGGTGCCAT TAATCTCTGTCGCATGTGCATTAATTATGCTGCCTACCGTGCTATGggtgaaggaggagaaacCGGAATAA
- a CDS encoding putative short-chain dehydrogenase, protein MASSIANKVFIVMGSASGMGLATATTLLAKGAFPGLCDINQDGLSKFIQSLNEPQRNKVITQVVDITNRAAVASFLHSTKKKFGRIDGIARFAGTASHRLGHQEIYEIDETEYNFVMDINVRGIFNILGEALKPGGEGTAPDVPLGRLGMASEVADVVALLLSDEARYVTGAT, encoded by the exons ATGGCATCATCAATTGCCAACAaagtcttcatcgtcatggGCAGTGCATCCGGAATGGGCCTCGCCACAGCAACCACTCTCCTGGCCAAGGGTGCATTCCCAGGACTATGCGATATAAACCAAGACGGTCTATCCAAATTCATCCAATCACTCAACGAAccccaaagaaacaaagtaATCACACAAGTCGTGGACATCACAAACCGCGCAGCCGTCGCCTCATTCCTACACTcaacgaaaaagaaattcgGCCGAATCGACGGAATAGCTAGATTCGCAGGCACAGCGAGCCATAGACTCGGCCACCAAGAGATCTACGAGATAGACGAGACGGAATACAACTTCGTCATGGACATTAACGTGAGAGGGATTTTCAATATTCTCGGCGAAGCACTCAAACC TGGAGGTGAGGGTACTGCTCCCGATGTACCACTGGGTAGACTTGGTATGGCGTCGGAGGTTGCGGATGTCGTTGCGCTTCTTTTGAGTGATGAGGCTAGGTATGTTACGGGGGCTACTTAG
- a CDS encoding Alpha/Beta hydrolase protein: MVSLRGLLKISLRHPRPTASALRASAVAPASGSPFINNSQGASAAVAELSDALGTVFDQIDLDGDLNSQINGLLERLDQEASQYGNSQLKDEQYSDWECSPEKAELISMAWHCAREAYEASSGLPNNPARNEKWKLEPGDCIVPSTDGTIKAVSFSRVSSVEKGTDNKDLPVLVVAIRGSASAVDHMVNANYEPRNADNFIDISRLAPENSTTLEAHSGFLNSAKALDKTVSQRINMYIRENASNYSHVLFTGHSAGGAVASLLFLRYLAQESLYAGTRFSCITFGAPPVVTVPLLESPMTEISSGVCLNIINEFDPVTRADGSYKHCLVDLIHSMYNQQPSLPRSEPSSTTVDSLLTDDSENFSKGKDWPVLPSIYSHVGPRIVLLLRVKTSLKESSLRLRAIEVPRADFDRLLFCRVAVHRRVCYGERVELIAKGELNGRNTWEDTMSE, translated from the exons ATGGTTTCTCTGAGAGGTCTCCTGAAAATTTCCCTGCGCCATCCCCGACCCACTGCTTCGGCATTGAGAGCGTCCGCTGTAGCCCCCGCATCTGGCTCTCCGTTCATTAACAATTCGCAGGGGGCTTCGGCGGCTGTGGCGGAGTTATCGGATGCTCTTGGCACTGTTTTTGACCAGATTGACCTTGATG GTGATTTGAATAGCCAGATTAATGGATTGCTGGAGCGACTCGATCAAGAGGCTTCCCAGTATGGGAACTCTCAGTTGAAGGATGAGCAGTATTCTGACTGGGAATG CTCCCCGGAAAAAGCCGAATTGATCTCCATGGCGTGGCACTGTGCCCGAGAAGCTTATGAAGCATCGTCGGGTCTACCTAATAACCCTGCTCGAAATGAGAAATGGAAACTCGAACCAGGCGATTGTATTGTTCCATCCACTGATGGGACAATCAAAGCTGTCTCTTTCAGTCGCGTATCATCAGTTGAGAAAGGAACTGACAACAAGGACCTCCCTGTTCTGGTAGTTGCTATTCGAGGGAGTGCTAGTGCAGTCGACCACATGGTAAATGCTAACTATGAGCCGCGGAATGCAGACAACTTTATT GATATATCTCGGCTTGCGCCTGAGAACAGCACCACTCTTGAGGCGCATTCGGGGTTTCTGAATAGCGCAAAAGCTCTAGACAAAACCGTGTCACAGAGGATAAACATGTATATTCGTGAGAATGCAAGCAACTACAGCCACGTCTTATTTACTGGTCACTCAGCAGGTGGTGCTGTTGCCTcacttttgtttcttcgatATCTAGCACAGGAAAGCCTCT ATGCAGGGACCCGATTCTCGTGTATAACATTTGGGGCACCTCCAGTGGTAACGGTGCCTCTCTTGGAAAGTCCAATGACTGAAATTTCCAGCGGAGTGTGCCTAAATATTATTAACGAATTCGACCCTGTCACTAGGGCAGACGGGTCATACAAGCATTGCTTGGTGGATCTGATCCACTCAATGTACAACCAGCAACCGTCCCTGCCTAGATCTGAGCCGTCGAGTACCACGGTTGATTCGTTGCTTACCGATGACAGCGAAAATTTctcaaaaggaaaagactgGCCTGTTCTACCTTCAATTTACTCACATGTTGGCCCTCGGATCGTTCTTCTACTACGAGTTAAGACCAGTCTCAAGGAGAGCTCTCTTCGGTTACGCGCTATTGAAGTACCCCGGGCCGACTTTGACAGACTGTTATTCTGTCGGGTTGCAGTGCATCGACGAGTATGCTATGGGGAGAGGGTGGAATTGATTGCCAAGGGAGAGCTTAATGGGAGAAATACTTGGGAGGATACTATGTCCGAATGA
- a CDS encoding uncharacterized protein (of unknown function-domain containing protein) produces MALVSLNLASLHRASGAEIISAKFSNTAYHYERARDKSEEPLIPDPQLFQSSSHSTSTDIPTISECAIHLELLEVFHALRDRVQQSTDLDNTFGIKPNIRTVYRKRYSSQLRKYESYTVTVKDTQFETRRKDKWHYFLELAVGRFTRWIRTVNMVSLSGANSQNENEPSRLGLLPPVDVLMVWHAFLLNPDDFDFYCVKHRLERMRKAPLPWQQIHEAINSRDWSYTLPEAHKNWLEKKAEFKPDLFETLVELGKRESHAKHVLSQYGSGSKTSSFSLLKYIDTPANYAFVEMVQATRASALRNKALKANVERQLKFVEKMHDHLWIRSPAVDGTLRRAIDRYEKFLQLFRDYPKTTLVPTLDVDLVWHTHLCNPEQYRTSLVERAGRMVNHDDKLGKSFLDIRFDKTQELFQIAFGQQYHVCLCWDCEAVSSAMEAFVANYDMDIIDDVDCDADNIVKKVEEDVRYYRAVEIARRKGVALPIR; encoded by the exons ATGGCTCTCGTCTCCTTAAACCTCGCGTCTCTTCATCGCGCAAGCGGCGCTGAAATTATCAGTGCCAAATTCTCTAATACCGCATATCATTATGAAAGAGCTCGAGACAAGTCAGAAGAGCCTCTAATACCAGATCCACAACTATTCCAATCTTCGTCACACTCAACCAGTACTGATATCCCCACCATCAGCGAATGTGCCATCCACCTCGAGCTGCTGGAAGTGTTCCATGCTCTACGAGACAGGGTCCAGCAATCCACGGACCTGGATAATACCTTCGGCATCAAACCTAATATAAGAACAGTCTACCGCAAGCGGTATTCTTCACAACTCCGTAAATATGAGTCTTATACAGTCACAGTAAAGGACACCCAGTTTGAAACGAGGAGAAAGGACAAATGGCACTATTTCCTGGAGCTTGCAGTCGGCCGATTCACCAGATGGATCCGGACGGTTAATATGGTGTCTCTCTCCGGTGCTAATTCACAGAATGAGAACGAGCCATCACGGCTGGGTTTATTACCTCCTGTCG ATGTGCTTATGGTGTGGCATGCCTTCTTGCTGAACCCCGATGACTTTGACTTCTACTGTGTCAAACATAGGTTGGAACGGATGCGCAAAGCTCCCCTTCCATGGCAACAAATC CATGAAGCAATAAACTCTCGAGACTGGTCTTACACTCTCCCCGAGGCCCACAAGAACTGGCTAGAGAAAAAGGCAGAATTTAAACCCGACCTTTTCGAGACGCTCGTTGAACTCGGCAAACGCGAAAGTCACGCTAAACACGTCCTTTCTCAGTACGGGTCTGGCTCAAAGACGAGCTCATTCTCACTattgaaatatatagatactcCAGCTAATTATGCTTTCGTGGAGATGGTTCAAGCCACGAGAGCCTCGGCTCTCAGGAATAAGGCCTTGAAGGCAAATGTCGAACGACAGCTCAAATTTGTAGAGAAGATGCACGACCATCTTTGGATCCGCAGCCCAGCAGTTGACGGGACGCTTCGTCGCGCCATTGACCGCTACGAGAAATTCCTGCAATTGTTTCGTGATTATCCGAAGACGACTCTGGTGCCGACGCTGGACGTTGATCTGGTTTGGCATACTCATCTGTGCAATCCAGAGCAGTACCGGACGAGTTTGGTTGAACGTGCTGGACGGATGGTCAATCACGATGACAAGTTGGGGAAGTCGTTCTTGGATATTCGGTTCGATAAGACGCAAGAGCTGTTTCAGATAGCGTTCGGGCAGCAATATCATGTCTGTCTTTGTTGGGATTGTGAGGCTGTTTCGTCTGCGATGGAAGCTTTTGTGGCAAATTATGACATGGATATTATAGATGATGTTGATTGCGATGCTGATAACATTGTGAagaaggtggaagaggatgtgCGTTATTATAGGGCGGTCGAGATCGCGAGACGGAAGGGAGTAGCCCTTCCGATACGCTGA